Genomic DNA from Deltaproteobacteria bacterium:
GGACCGGTCGCACCTGTATCTCCTGGACTGCGGCCCCTCTACTCTCCCGGCCCTCAGGCGCGCCCGCCTGGACCCGGCGAACCTCGACGCGGTCATCCTGAGCCATCTGCACGGCGACCACTTCGGCGGGTTGCCCTTCTTCTTCATCCACTACCTCTACGACCGGCCCCGGACGCGTCCGCTCGTGGTGGCCGGGCCGCCGGGCACCGAGGAGCGCGTGCGCGCCCTCATGAGGCTGATGTACGGCGCAAAGGAGTTGCCCTTCGCCGTCTTCACCGAGATGGAGCCCGACACCGTCACCGCCGTGGCCGGCGCCGAGGTGCTGGCCTTCCAGGTGCCGCACCAGACCGACGCCGTTTCCTTGGGACTCCGGGTGACGGCGGCGGGCCGCACCGTGCTCTTTTCCGGCGATTCAAGCTGGACGGACCAGTTCGTCGCGCACAGCCGCGGCGCGGACCTGTTCATCTGCGAATGCTGCTTCTACGACGATCCGTCCACGTCGCACATGAGCTAC
This window encodes:
- a CDS encoding MBL fold metallo-hydrolase; its protein translation is MRVHFLGSGDAFGSGGRNQTAYLLEDRSHLYLLDCGPSTLPALRRARLDPANLDAVILSHLHGDHFGGLPFFFIHYLYDRPRTRPLVVAGPPGTEERVRALMRLMYGAKELPFAVFTEMEPDTVTAVAGAEVLAFQVPHQTDAVSLGLRVTAAGRTVLFSGDSSWTDQFVAHSRGADLFICECCFYDDPSTSHMSYVQVAAHREQLECKRLILTHMGEEMLARRRSLPIRTAEDGMVVDL